In the Bombus pyrosoma isolate SC7728 linkage group LG15, ASM1482585v1, whole genome shotgun sequence genome, one interval contains:
- the LOC122575430 gene encoding anaphase-promoting complex subunit 1 isoform X1 produces the protein MIAASEPVEYIPGGRQIILRHPESVTNQQLLNNQTVEGESILLQKFSEVNISDTLPKEFWIVRENDTCGEEELYCSGKIAIHSKGNQTAKILETTYTCETDIKHALWCKFHTNIPDHLARGKETDEEDNSDKTIECICLIDSYTLKVFTNLGEDYVSSLQFQVSAVWSTRYGILLEKTQVPISETRYTSLERNRLQLHNDTNLPVVFSLTHPLDEICPVLIKHGNISYMYDSNQQIVFTSSEPSLAVIYDTKTGLHSVYKIRKASTEECQMVCGNSDTTPSMFNQSASASPLNIGSNLSCNKSTNKGHLSIFGVPNPQFNIGLGMSNSPFGSRTSYTTTCSGGPSPSQQQQQHSRSQSPMATISRCQSPTHSAFSPLLGAPANSIIHHTRLHQTVMASVLNQTQNSPFGSCSNIQLQDIISPSKPLYPEICLDHVWTENVGIPKDVMSSRTSKVFLSSDFVGQNYLCYLVPHRSQLSLVRLEKTNKQQQIIFGMVTNIIAKGAVNIPSLHIIAIMDLSNAVVLYSGVTCIGKLHVTGILPNLTGYNYFLSNINHKLGSPFPRRSSLISQNCAASHDIKFEEGLHLLSPVGGNCARPPILLENSLIENNFLVLKEAVGNKITLEYGSKNYFRITLPTSSTSPLVTKCLQTLRSVLQKDLAMQLLVKWYGARNAPGPQDFSSEQEWYLFLVVLFTLLGYEVEKLQLIQKNEKDQLNERNSPIVVSKKQKTNNSGSNDDWKYMTNFMKNGSSKIFISNILGLQKTSNIFQTSVSRIIESNNTGKINTQSILFPYFPLVLLSLHLLYEELKLNCVMSESLHLLAQLLYQLSLDLKFDVYAHHYFLDFQSVYYLKNAVSQMKEADLQKITMPNYVPLKPPNIFETLNNLLNGMEVTPFPYLSQVNLKTKNIIYLIALIANENKPIVLEIDRFIKHIIPVGSRIDFQESGNKFEKEICKNIECSAIDRIVLLYHELGMNKKDLETLPPGVSLLLKDIMYRCRERPPSNWPMQAYELVDRQDLSALGEHLKSSVSNHLENEGKNYSIKDPEQDDGMEFDDAVLKLRFNKDHRIAEVRKLLNSSKPVRIAIVQRPDVSDHEFIEEQEKHLHALCTRTMALPVARGMFTLRTSTPIITEQLPIPRLCLTGKAPPRGTTVELAHIDVPPNMNLWPLFHNGVAAGLRIHPDASNIDSTWIVYNKQQQGEFGIEHSGFLMALGLNGHLKNLAPYSMYEYLVECHEATNVGLLLGLSATHRGTMNVSMTKLLSLHVETLLPPTSIELNVPQNVQVAALMGVGLVYQGTAHRHISHALLSEIGRPPGPEMKNCIDRESYSLAAGLALGLVVLGCGGGPDLANIPDTLHYYMVGGHVRPFTGAQKDKYKSPSYQIREGDSINIDVTSPGATIALGLMYFDTGNKAVAEWMQAPDTQYLLDFVRPDFLLLRILAKSLILWNEIEPTKSWVSSHVPNIVYKYRLQKPTSEIGQNVDLETMNQAYCNIIAGACMALGLKFAGTANRNAFKTLYNYAQMFTALSHKTIAELAGKSTIETCLNVTLLSAAVVMAGTGNLEIMRICRHIRTRVGPASNVVTYGSHLATHMALGLLFLGGGKYTLSNSPSAVAALIISLFPKFPTHSNDNRYHLQALRHLYVLAAEPRVILPRDIDSGQYCYATVHLTFESEKDGDGQDLILQAPCLLPQLSTIKKIELKDDRYWEIIFVKDHNWQQLENMLKKCETLDVKQRAGCLPYIEDPHGFRSLIAQTLTTENVIAWAARPECVTSFTNDKTILNIVKCFLQWPKQNKTKTEISFKMQSCGSLAKNSSGYLSQSLSNTSERISGNWNEQSDSSNEKMEIVETLSCSKDASSFCKYDGQHSEMTEFEKQFLHTFAIIVYECVIKDKVSLLPLWVNLIKSMEIIEKEPNSFSIWQIKLVSSQMLKKSYIESKNPVLGTESILAIKQNISYIMDSWERELTPHIKSYLTSGNIEENIPLLQRMCTYFVFYDIPYKMDYQTILASLLNTEVKSKIPNVTLYKLYKILKSS, from the exons ATGATTGCCGCCTCAGAACCGGTG GAATATATTCCTGGTGGaagacaaataattttacgacATCCTGAATCAGTGACTAATCAACAACTATTAAACAATCAAACAGTTGAAGGAGAAAGTATTTTGCTACAAAAATTTAGTGAAGTAAACATTTCAGATACATTGCCA AAGGAATTTTGGATTGTGCGTGAAAATGATACATGTGGtgaagaagaattatattGTTCAGGCAAAATTGCAATTCATTCAAAGGGAAATCAAACTGCAAAGATATTAGAAACAACATATACTTGTGAAACAGATATTAAACATGCACTATGGTGCAAATTTCATACTAATATACCTGATCATTTAGCAAGAGGAAAAGAGACAGATGAAGAAGATAATTCTGATAAAACGATAGAATGTATTTGTTTAATTGATTCATATACTCTCAAAGTATTTACCAATCTTGGAGAAGATTATGTATCTAGTTTACAATTTcag GTATCTGCCGTGTGGTCAACAAGGTATGGAATTTTGTTGGAAAAAACACAAGTTCCCATATCAGAAACAAG GTATACATCATTGGAAAGAAATAGATTACAACTACATAATGACACAAATTTGCCAGTGGTATTTTCTCTTACACATCCTTTAGATGAGATTTGTCCCGTACTTATTAAGCATG GAAACATATCATACATGTATGATTCAAATCAACAAATTGTATTTACTAGTTCTGAACCATCTTTGGCTGTGATATATGATACAAAGACTGGGTTACAttctgtatataaaatacgtaaagCTTCAACAGAAGAGTGTCAAATGGTTTGTGGAAATAGTGATACTACTCCTAGTATGTTTAATCAATCTGCAAGTGCTTCACCTTTAAACATTGGGAGTAATCTTTCCtgtaataaaagtacaaataagGGACACTTAAGTATATTTG GGGTACCAAATCCGCAATTTAATATAGGATTAGGAATGTCAAATAGTCCATTTGGTTCTCGAACATCTTATACTACTACATGCTCAGGAGGTCCATCACCATCtcaacagcaacagcagcatTCAAGATCTCAGAGTCCAATGGCAACTATTTCACGTTGTCAATCTCCTACCCATTCTGCTTTCTCACCTTTACTCGGAGCACCTGCAAATTCGATCATTCATCATACAAGGTTGCATCAAACAGTAATGGCTTCTGTATTAAATCAGACACAAAATAGTCCTTTTGGTAGCTGTAGTAACATACAATTACAGGACATTATTTCACCAAGTAAACCTTTATACCCAGAAATATGTCTTGATCATGTATGGACTGAGAATGTTGGAATTCcaaa ggATGTTATGTCCAGTCGAACGTCAAAGGTTTTTTTGTCATCAGATTTCGTGGGGCAGAACTATTTATGTTACTTAGTTCCACATAGATCTCAACTTTCTTTAGTAAGGCTTgagaaaacaaataaacaacaacaaattattttcggCATGGTAACAAACATTATAGCTAAGGGTGCTGTTAATATACCA agTTTACATATAATAGCGATAATGGATCTATCAAATGCAGTGGTATTATATTCAGGAGTGACTTGTATTGGAAAATTACATGTAACAGGAATACTTCCAAATTTAACTGGatataactattttttatctaatatCAATCATAAATTAGGTTCTCCATTTCCACGACGAAGTTCGTTGATTTCACAAAACTGTGCTGCTTCTcacgatattaaatttgaagaagGATTACACTTGTTAAGTCCTGTAGGTGGTAACTGTGCAAGACCACctattttgttagaaaattctttgatagagaataattttcttgttttaaaaGAAGCTGTCGGAAATAAGATTACTTTAGAATACggaagtaaaaattattttcgaataacGTTACCAACATCTAGTACCTCTCCCTTGG TAACTAAATGTTTACAAACGTTAAGAAGTGTTTTACAAAAAGATTTAGCAATGCAATTATTGGTAAAGTGGTATGGGGCACGAAATGCTCCTGGACCTCAAGATTTTTCATCAGAACAGGAATGGTATCTCTTTCTTGTagttttatttacattattaggATATGAAGTAGAAAAGTTACAATTAATtcagaagaatgaaaaagatcaACTCAATGAACGCAATAGTCCTATAGTAGtatcaaagaaacaaaaaacaaataattctgGTTCAAATGATGATTGGAAATACATGacgaattttatgaaaaatggaagttctaaaatttttatttcaaatatacttgGCCTACAAAAAACgtctaatatatttcaaacatcaGTGTCACGCATTATAGAATCAAACAATACAGGAAAGATAAATACGCagtctattttatttccgtATTTTCCGCTCGTCCTTCTTTCTTTACATCTTTTGTATGAAGAATTGAAGCTGAATTGTGTAATGTCAGAAAGTTTACATCTGCTTGCACAATTATTGTACCAATTAAGCTTGGATTTAAAATTCGATGTATATGCTCATCattattttcttgattttcaaTCTGTctattacttaaaaaatgcAGTGTCTCAAATGAAAGAAGCAGATTTGCAGAAGATTACTATGCCGAATTATGTTCCATTAAAACCACCAAACATATttgaaacgttaaataatttgttaaatggAATGGAAGTGACGCCATTCCCTTATTTAAGtcaagtaaatttaaagacgaaaaatataatttatttaatagcaCTCAtagcaaatgaaaataaaccTATTGTGCTAGAAATCGATAGATTTATAAAGCATATAATACCAGTTGGAAGTCGTATAGATTTTCAAGAAAGcggaaataaatttgaaaaagaaatatgtaaaaatattgaatgttcTGCGATAGATAgaatagtattactatatcaTGAATTAG GCATGAACAAAAAAGATCTTGAAACATTACCTCCTGGTGTATCATTGctgttaaaagatataatgtataggTGTAGAGAACGTCCTCCATCAAATTGGCCAATGCAAGCGTACGAATTAGTTGATCGACAAGATTTATCTGCATTGGGCGAACATTTAAAATCATCTGTATCAAATCACTtagaaaatgaaggaaaaaattattcgattaaagATCCTGAACAAGATGATGGGATGGAATTTGATGATGCT GTATTAAAGTTGAGATTTAACAAAGATCATAGAATAGCAGAAGTTCGAAAACTTCTAAATTCGTCAAAACCGGTAAGGATAGCAATAGTTCAGAGGCCAGATGTAAGTGACCATGAATTTATAGAAGAACAGGAGAAACATTTACATGCACTATGCACAAGAACGATGGCACTTCCAGTAGCTAGAGGCATGTTTACACTCAGAACTTCAACTCCTATTATTACAGAGCAGTTACCAATTCCTCGACTTTGCTTGACTG gaaaagCACCTCCTCGTGGAACAACTGTAGAATTAGCTCACATAGATGTCCCACcaaatatgaatttatggCCATTATTTCATAATGGCGTAGCTGCAGGTCTTCGTATTCATCCAGATGCATCTAATATCGATTCTACATGGATAGTATATAATAAGCAACAACAGGGCGAATTTGGTATTGAACATTCGGGATTCTTAATGGCACTTGGTCTAAATGGTCATTTGAAGAATTTAGCACCTTATAGCATGTATGAGTACTTAGTTGAATGTCATGAGGCTACCAATGTTGGACTTCTATTAGGATTGTCAGCAACTCATCGTGGTACAATGAATGTTTCTATGACTAAATTATTATCTCTTCATGTGGAAACTCTGTTACCTCCGACAAGTATTGAATTAAACGTTCCACAGAATGTTCAGGTTGCTGCATTGATGGGAGTTGGTTTAGTGTACCAAGGAACTGCTCATAGGCATATTTCACATGCTTTATTATCAGAGATTG gcAGACCTCCAGGACCTGAAATGAAAAACTGTATAGATCGAGAATCTTATTCTTTAGCAGCAGGTCTTGCATTAGGTTTGGTAGTGTTAGGATGTGGAGGTGGGCCAGATTTAGCTAATATACCAGACACTTTACATTATTACATGGTTGGAGGACATGTTAGACCTTTTACAGGAGCACAAAAAGACAAATATAAATCACCTAG TTATCAAATACGAGAAGGTGATTCCATAAATATAGATGTGACAAGTCCTGGAGCAACTATAGCTCTAGGTCTTATGTATTTCGATACAGGAAATAAAGCAGTAGCAGAGTGGATGCAAGCGCCTGATActcaatatttattagattttgtACGACCTGATTTCTTACTATTAAGAATATTAGCAAAATCACTTATTCTTTGGAATGAAATTGAACCAACCAAATCCTGGGTTTCTAGTCACGTTCCTAACATTGTTTATAAATACAGATTACAAAAACCAACTTCTGAAATAGGGCAGAATGTAGATTTGGAAACCATGAA cCAAGCTTATTGCAATATAATTGCGGGTGCCTGTATGGCTTTGGGTTTAAAATTTGCGGGGACCGCCAATAGAAATGCTTTTAAAACTTTATACAATTATGCCCAGATGTTTACGGCATTATCACATAAAACTATTGCCGAACTAGCAGGAAAATCAACCATTGAAACTTGTTTAAATGTTACCTTACTTTCTGCCGCTGTTGTAATGGCGGGAACAGGGAATTTAGAG ATTATGAGAATATGTCGACACATAAGAACTCGTGTGGGCCCTGCGAGTAACGTTGTTACATATGGATCTCATTTAGCGACACATATGGCTCTTGGTCTACTTTTTCTTGGAGGAGGGAAATATACTCTTTCTAATAGTCCTAGTGCAGTAGCTGCTCTTATAATTTCCCTTTTTCCAAAATTCCCAACACATAGTAATGATAACAG gTATCATTTACAAGCTCTACgacatttatatgtattggCTGCTGAACCACGTGTAATTTTACCTAGAGATATTGATAGTGGTCAGTACTGCTATGCAACAGTGCATTTAACATTCGAATCTGAAAAAGATGGCGATGGACAAGATTTAATACTTCAAGCACCATGCTTACTGCCACAACTGTCTACTATTAAAAAGATTGAACTAAAAGATGATCGATATTGGGAaatcatttttgtaaaagatCATAACTGGCAACAACTTGAGAATATGCTCAAAAAGTGTGAAACGTTAGATGTTAAACAGAGAGCTGGTTGTTTACCATATATAGAGGATCCTCAT GGTTTTAGAAGTTTAATTGCTCAAACTTTAACAACAGAAAATGTTATCGCGTGGGCTGCTCGTCCTGAATGTGTAACTTCTTTTACAAAtgataaaactattttaaatatagtaaaatgtTTTTTGCAATGGCccaaacaaaataaaactaaaactgAGATTAGCTTCAAGATGCAATCTTGTGGTAGTTTAGCTAAAAATAGTTCTGGGTACCTATCACAAAGCTTGAGCAACACATCTGAAAGAATAAGTGGTAATTGGAATGAGCAATCAGATTCTTCTaatgaaaaaatggaaattgtaGAAACGTTATCTTGTTCAAAAGATGCAAGTTCTTTCTGTAAATATGACGGACAACATTCCGAAATGACAGAGTTCGAAAAACAGTTTCTACACACATTTGCTATAATTGTGTATGAATgtgtaataaaagataaagtGAGTCTCCTTCCTTTATGggtgaatttaataaaaagtatggaaattatagaaaaagaacCAAACAGCTTCTCTATATGGCAAATAAAACTCGTTTCATCTCAAATGTTAAAAAAGTCTTACATAGAAAGCAAAAATCCTGTGCTTGGTACAGAAAGTATACTTGCAATTAAACaaaacatttcatatattatgGATAGCTGGGAACGTG aattaacaCCTCATATAAAGTCTTATTTAACAAGTGGAAacattgaagaaaatataccATTGTTGCAAAGAATGTGCacatatttcgtattttatgaCATTCCATATAAAATGGATTACCAGACAATCT tggCATCATTATTAAACACAGAagtaaaatctaaaataccTAATGTAACattgtacaaattatataaaatattaaaatccaGCTAA